A portion of the Eulemur rufifrons isolate Redbay chromosome 30, OSU_ERuf_1, whole genome shotgun sequence genome contains these proteins:
- the AGTR2 gene encoding type-2 angiotensin II receptor, with protein sequence MKGNFTLATISENITRSLYFGLVNISGNNESTLNCSHKPSDKHLDAIPILYYIIFVIGFLVNIVVVTLFCCQKGPKKVSSIYIFNLAVADLLLLATLPLWATYYSYRYDWLFGPVMCKVFGSFLTLNMFASIFFITCMSVDRYQSVIYPFLSQRRNPWQASYIVPLVWCMACLSSLPTFYFRDVRTIEYLGVNACIMAFPPEKYAQWSAGIALMKNILGFIIPLIFIATCYFGIRKHLLKTNSYGKNRITRDQVLKMAAAVVLAFIICWLPFHVLTFLDALAWMGVINSCEIIAVIDLALPFAILLGFTNSCVNPFLYCFVGNRFQQKLRSVFRVPITWLQGKRKSVSCRKSSSLREMETFVS encoded by the coding sequence ATGAAGGGCAACTTCACCCTTGCCACCATCAGCGAAAACATCACCAGAAGTCTTTACTTTGGACTTGTGAACATCTCTGGCAACAATGAGTCTACTTTGAACTGCTCACATAAACCATCAGATAAGCATTTAGATGCAATTCCTATTCTCTACTACATTATTTTTGTGATTGGATTTCTGGTCAATATTGTTGTGGTTACACTGTTTTGTTGTCAAAAAGGTCCTAAAAAGGTTTCCAGCATTTACATCTTCAACTTGGCTGTGGCTGACTTACTCCTTTTGGCTACTCTTCCTCTCTGGGCAACCTATTATTCTTACAGATATGACTGGCTCTTTGGACCTGTGATGTGCAAAGTGTTTGGTTCTTTCCTGACCCTGAACATGTTTGCAAGCATTTTTTTTATCACCTGCATGAGTGTCGATAGGTACCAATCGGTCATTTACCCCTTTCTGTCTCAAAGAAGAAACCCTTGGCAAGCATCTTATATAGTTCCCCTTGTTTGGTGTATGGCCTGTCTGTCCTCATTGCCAACGTTTTATTTTCGAGATGTCAGAACCATTGAGTACTTAGGAGTGAATGCTTGCATAATGGCTTTCCCACCTGAGAAGTATGCCCAATGGTCTGCTGGGATTGCCTTAATGAAAAATATCCTTGGTTTTATTATCCCTTTAATATTCATAGCAACATGCtattttggaatcagaaaacACTTACTGAAGACCAATAGTTATGGGAAGAACAGAATAACCCGTGACCAAGTCCTGAAGATGGCAGCTGCTGTTGTTCTGGCGTTCATCATTTGCTGGCTTCCCTTCCATGTTCTGACCTTCCTGGATGCTCTGGCCTGGATGGGTGTCATTAATAGCTGTGAAATTATAGCAGTCATTGACCTGGCACTTCCTTTTGCCATCCTCCTGGGATTCACCAACAGCTGCGTTAATCCCTTTCTGTATTGTTTTGTTGGAAACCGGTTCCAACAGAAGCTCCGCAGTGTGTTTAGGGTTCCAATTACTTGGCTCCAAGGCAAGAGAAAGAGTGTGTCTTGCCGAAAAAGCAGTTCTCTTAGAGAAATGGAGACCTTTGTGTCTTAA